A stretch of the Pedobacter sp. MC2016-14 genome encodes the following:
- a CDS encoding TlpA disulfide reductase family protein encodes MKKIITCMLAALPFLGIAQQNYTIKVYLKNVSPQAKAYLNYMLNKEIRQDSATLVGKTFTFKGTQAEQMKAYVLLSPTGAPIKSLDGQDKVAVYLENGTVTVKGTDSLTHATVGGTKLNDEQQQLVNLLEPFKVSTKLMVADYDNAKGNPSEQTKIKTEYLALEKKNKEAIVFFVKSHSNSLVSLNLLLTAVDPIKDMVNARSLFASLTAELQNSKNGLVYKDALTEAKSIELGSLAPDFTLKNTRDENISLASYRGKYVLVDFWASWCIPCRKLNPGLVACFETFKDKNFTILGVSLDGGKDGKKQWMEAIAKDGLKWEQVSELQAWQSAVARLYKVNAIPANFLIDPTGKIIARDIDGDALTEQLKDIL; translated from the coding sequence ATGAAAAAAATTATAACGTGTATGCTGGCAGCATTGCCATTTTTAGGGATAGCACAGCAAAATTATACAATTAAAGTCTACCTGAAAAACGTTAGTCCACAAGCTAAAGCCTATCTAAATTATATGCTAAATAAGGAGATCAGACAGGATTCGGCAACTTTGGTTGGTAAAACATTTACTTTTAAAGGTACCCAGGCGGAGCAGATGAAGGCCTATGTATTGTTGAGCCCCACTGGTGCACCAATTAAAAGTCTGGATGGGCAGGATAAGGTAGCGGTTTACCTTGAAAATGGAACGGTAACCGTTAAGGGGACAGATTCATTGACGCATGCTACTGTAGGAGGGACGAAACTTAATGATGAGCAGCAGCAGCTTGTCAATCTTTTGGAGCCTTTTAAAGTCTCAACTAAATTAATGGTAGCTGATTATGACAATGCTAAGGGCAATCCAAGTGAGCAGACAAAAATCAAAACTGAATATTTAGCGCTGGAAAAGAAGAACAAGGAAGCGATTGTTTTTTTTGTTAAAAGCCATTCTAATTCCTTAGTGAGCTTGAACCTGCTGCTTACAGCAGTTGATCCTATAAAGGATATGGTTAACGCGCGGAGCCTTTTTGCTAGTTTAACCGCAGAATTACAGAATTCTAAAAATGGGCTGGTTTACAAGGATGCGCTTACAGAAGCCAAATCTATTGAATTAGGTAGCCTGGCCCCAGACTTCACATTGAAAAATACCAGGGACGAGAACATTTCACTGGCTTCCTACAGAGGGAAATATGTCCTTGTAGACTTTTGGGCAAGCTGGTGCATTCCCTGCCGAAAACTAAATCCTGGTTTGGTGGCATGTTTTGAAACTTTTAAGGACAAGAACTTTACCATTTTGGGCGTATCTCTTGATGGAGGGAAGGATGGTAAAAAACAATGGATGGAAGCGATTGCTAAAGATGGCCTGAAATGGGAGCAGGTTTCTGAATTGCAAGCCTGGCAGAGTGCGGTGGCCCGGCTTTATAAAGTCAATGCCATCCCCGCTAATTTTTTAATTGACCCTACAGGTAAAATCATTGCACGCGACATAGATGGCGATGCGCTTACAGAGCAATTGAAGGACATTTTGTAA
- a CDS encoding AhpC/TSA family protein, whose amino-acid sequence MKKAIIALMATIPCFAAAQQQYTINGTVANVKLPAIAFVAYKENDKMQFDSAVVQPNGKFVLKGTVSRPMKAVVMLGQNGKHVNTGPSQDKMDVYLESGNTIISTPDSLFRAKLDGTPLNKIQQELVSLLAPFKKTELQLFADFKKAQGNMEEQLRLEDQFQTMRKSRIKVQEDFIKSHSTSLVSINLLQSSFNPDQDSEKAAALFNSLSPTLRATAEGKIYSGLIDKANALTVGHIAPDFTLKNTKDEDVSLTSFRGRYVLVDFWASWCGPCRRENPNVVKAYEKYKAKNFTILGVSLDTGDDAKEKWMEAINKDGLVWEQVSDLRGWDNYAARLYHIEAIPANFLLDPTGNIIGKNLYGKELEAKLEAILL is encoded by the coding sequence ATGAAAAAAGCAATAATTGCATTGATGGCGACAATACCTTGTTTTGCTGCGGCGCAACAACAATACACCATTAACGGTACAGTTGCAAATGTAAAGTTACCGGCTATCGCTTTTGTTGCTTATAAGGAGAATGATAAAATGCAGTTTGACTCCGCGGTGGTGCAGCCAAACGGAAAATTTGTGCTAAAAGGCACTGTGTCCAGGCCGATGAAAGCAGTGGTTATGCTTGGACAAAATGGTAAACATGTAAATACAGGGCCTTCTCAGGACAAAATGGATGTTTATCTTGAAAGCGGAAACACCATAATATCTACACCCGATTCGTTGTTCAGGGCAAAATTGGATGGTACACCTTTAAACAAGATTCAGCAGGAATTGGTCTCATTATTAGCTCCTTTTAAGAAAACAGAGCTGCAATTATTTGCGGATTTTAAAAAAGCGCAAGGCAATATGGAGGAACAGTTGCGGCTGGAAGATCAATTTCAGACTATGCGAAAATCCCGGATAAAGGTTCAGGAAGACTTTATCAAGAGTCATTCTACTTCTTTGGTAAGTATTAACCTACTACAATCTTCCTTCAATCCAGATCAGGATTCTGAAAAAGCAGCGGCTTTGTTTAATAGTCTAAGTCCAACGCTTCGTGCTACTGCAGAAGGAAAAATTTATTCGGGCTTGATCGATAAGGCGAACGCTTTGACTGTTGGGCATATTGCACCTGATTTTACGCTGAAAAATACCAAAGATGAGGATGTCAGCCTGACTTCGTTCAGGGGCAGATATGTTCTGGTTGATTTTTGGGCCAGCTGGTGTGGCCCTTGCAGGAGAGAAAATCCGAATGTGGTAAAAGCATATGAAAAATATAAAGCTAAAAACTTTACTATCCTTGGTGTCTCATTAGATACAGGTGATGATGCAAAAGAAAAATGGATGGAAGCGATTAATAAAGATGGCCTGGTTTGGGAACAAGTATCTGACCTAAGAGGTTGGGATAATTATGCTGCAAGGCTTTACCATATTGAAGCGATCCCTGCAAATTTTTTGTTAGATCCTACAGGAAACATTATAGGCAAAAACTTATACGGTAAGGAACTTGAAGCCAAACTTGAGGCGATACTTTTATAA
- a CDS encoding TlpA disulfide reductase family protein — translation MKKIIFTIIAGLPFAALAQQEFTISGSIGNVKLPATAYVVYQQSAKMHYDSATVQHDGRFNIKGTVKVPTKAFVMVAQSGEKLFSKPAPDQIGIYLEKGTIEFATPDSMFKAKIGGTPLNNDQQELRDMLAPFTKRGKELELASKKAEGHVEEKAKIQKLYESVAASQKGIQEQFIRSHTGSIVSLGLLRMSFNPEQDSEKAKSLFNGLSAELKDSKEGKSYLSAIEKAGALMIGNIGPDFVMKNVKGEDVSLASFKGKYVLLDFWASWCGPCRQENPTVVKAYEKYKASKFTILGVSLDSGENGKKNWMDAIAKDGLTWEQVCDLKGWGNVAAQLYHVNAVPTNFLLDPTGKIIGKNLRGDELNAKLAAILK, via the coding sequence ATGAAAAAAATTATTTTTACAATAATTGCAGGACTTCCTTTTGCGGCCCTGGCACAACAAGAATTTACCATTAGCGGAAGCATCGGTAACGTGAAACTTCCGGCCACAGCCTATGTAGTTTATCAGCAATCTGCAAAGATGCACTATGATTCTGCCACAGTACAACATGATGGCCGGTTTAATATTAAAGGCACTGTTAAGGTGCCTACTAAAGCATTTGTAATGGTTGCCCAAAGCGGCGAGAAATTATTTTCAAAGCCGGCACCTGATCAGATTGGCATTTACCTTGAGAAGGGGACAATTGAATTTGCAACTCCAGATTCAATGTTCAAAGCAAAGATTGGAGGGACTCCCCTGAATAACGATCAGCAGGAACTGAGGGATATGCTAGCACCTTTTACCAAAAGAGGAAAGGAACTTGAGCTTGCCTCAAAGAAAGCCGAAGGTCATGTTGAAGAAAAGGCAAAGATTCAGAAATTGTACGAAAGTGTTGCTGCTTCTCAGAAAGGGATTCAGGAACAGTTTATTAGAAGCCATACCGGTTCTATAGTTAGTCTTGGTTTGTTACGAATGTCTTTTAATCCAGAGCAGGACTCTGAAAAGGCCAAGAGTTTATTTAATGGTTTAAGTGCTGAACTTAAGGATTCTAAAGAGGGTAAATCTTACTTGTCTGCAATAGAAAAGGCAGGTGCTTTAATGATAGGGAATATTGGGCCGGATTTTGTGATGAAGAATGTAAAAGGCGAGGATGTAAGTTTAGCCTCCTTTAAAGGAAAATATGTACTCCTTGATTTTTGGGCGAGCTGGTGCGGTCCCTGCAGGCAAGAGAACCCAACTGTAGTTAAGGCATACGAAAAATATAAAGCCAGCAAGTTTACTATCCTCGGTGTTTCATTAGATAGCGGAGAAAATGGTAAAAAGAACTGGATGGATGCGATTGCAAAAGATGGCCTTACCTGGGAACAAGTTTGTGATTTGAAAGGCTGGGGGAACGTTGCCGCGCAACTCTATCATGTTAATGCAGTGCCGACTAACTTTCTGTTGGATCCGACCGGAAAAATTATCGGAAAGAATTTACGTGGCGACGAGCTTAATGCAAAACTTGCCGCTATACTTAAATAA
- a CDS encoding serine protease, protein MMKYVYLLLAVLFSLQFAVSAQTVKEDTYVDYNELLDRVLINLKKTQSEKAFVGSAELRNQTLALAPDSKAAIKSLPKPGKKELKGSQLFKARKDGVLMICKYFKAEEGKPERIQLYATATAITADGVCVSNWHVFMNFISFKANLPPADSLTFVVNLKGDIYPIEKILAYNQNADAAVFKINTGNDELKPIPLGSDLEVGESVHTITNPENYLYYYSKGVVARNTADHKIGPMGDRMEITADYAKGSSGGPILDDRGNMVGMVSTTHSIYAQNQPQGNLQMVIKTTIPVRSIRSLIQLQ, encoded by the coding sequence ATGATGAAATACGTTTATCTGCTTCTGGCAGTGCTCTTTTCTTTACAATTCGCCGTTTCTGCACAAACGGTGAAGGAGGATACTTATGTTGATTACAACGAACTGCTTGATCGTGTGTTGATAAATCTCAAGAAAACGCAATCAGAAAAAGCTTTTGTTGGATCTGCAGAATTGAGGAACCAAACACTCGCTCTAGCCCCTGATTCGAAGGCTGCTATAAAATCATTGCCGAAGCCTGGTAAAAAAGAGCTTAAAGGGTCACAGCTTTTTAAAGCCAGAAAAGACGGGGTATTAATGATTTGTAAATATTTCAAGGCTGAGGAAGGGAAACCAGAAAGAATTCAGCTATATGCTACCGCTACGGCTATCACTGCAGATGGCGTATGTGTGTCTAACTGGCATGTTTTTATGAATTTTATCAGCTTTAAGGCAAATTTGCCACCTGCTGACAGTCTTACTTTTGTGGTGAATTTAAAAGGTGATATTTATCCGATTGAAAAGATTTTGGCCTACAATCAAAATGCTGATGCTGCCGTATTTAAAATAAACACGGGAAATGATGAATTAAAACCCATTCCCCTGGGATCGGATCTTGAGGTAGGTGAAAGTGTTCATACGATTACCAATCCCGAGAATTATCTATATTATTACAGCAAAGGTGTTGTGGCACGGAATACTGCTGATCATAAAATAGGGCCGATGGGCGACCGGATGGAAATTACGGCTGACTATGCAAAGGGTTCTAGCGGAGGACCTATCCTGGACGACCGGGGAAATATGGTTGGAATGGTATCTACCACGCATTCTATTTATGCCCAAAACCAACCACAGGGTAATTTACAGATGGTCATAAAAACAACTATACCCGTGCGGTCAATTCGCAGTTTAATCCAGCTTCAATAA
- a CDS encoding TlpA disulfide reductase family protein, with amino-acid sequence MRHFLALVLISLICFTGVSFGQVHVSGDLKKLGNSQVIIQYYEGEVSKTVTVKVKEGKFIWEAPVTEAQKVMMIFPGRATWIFVEPGRMTITGSRDSLETLRVTGSKTNDEALVYAQLLKPLAEEEKPLFPKYGKLEGAAELELEAKVADLIRRKYELACSHVASHRQSAFSLSLVSEYSRLGTFEEVNRMFELLSKKMKSTSEGKRIAERLLILKRSAIGEKMLAFTQNDDKGKPISLSDFKGKYVLIDFWASWCAPCRTEIPNIIRAYNEYKNYNFKVLSISLDDSDARWKEAIVDMKMPWAQVCDLKAWKGELPVYYGLKGIPSSLLIDPNGNIVARDLRGILLDKKLKELLVTKN; translated from the coding sequence ATGAGACATTTTTTAGCTTTGGTACTAATTTCATTGATTTGCTTTACAGGCGTTTCTTTTGGCCAGGTCCATGTTAGCGGGGATCTAAAGAAACTCGGCAATTCGCAGGTAATTATCCAATACTATGAAGGGGAAGTTTCCAAAACTGTTACTGTAAAAGTTAAGGAAGGGAAATTTATCTGGGAAGCACCGGTAACTGAAGCGCAGAAGGTCATGATGATTTTTCCGGGAAGGGCCACCTGGATCTTTGTAGAGCCAGGCAGGATGACCATAACCGGGAGCAGGGATTCTCTGGAAACGCTTAGGGTTACAGGTTCTAAAACAAATGATGAGGCCTTGGTCTACGCACAACTATTGAAACCTTTGGCGGAAGAAGAAAAACCACTTTTCCCAAAATATGGTAAGTTAGAAGGAGCTGCTGAATTGGAGTTAGAAGCGAAAGTTGCTGACCTCATCAGGAGAAAATATGAGCTGGCCTGTAGTCATGTTGCCAGTCACAGGCAAAGTGCGTTCAGTTTAAGCTTAGTTAGTGAATATTCAAGATTGGGCACCTTTGAAGAGGTAAACAGGATGTTTGAACTGTTGAGTAAAAAGATGAAATCAACTTCAGAAGGTAAACGTATTGCTGAACGGCTGCTGATTCTGAAGCGCAGTGCTATAGGTGAAAAGATGTTGGCTTTTACGCAAAACGACGACAAAGGTAAGCCTATAAGTCTTTCGGATTTTAAGGGTAAGTATGTATTGATTGATTTCTGGGCCAGTTGGTGCGCACCCTGCCGTACCGAAATCCCTAATATCATCAGGGCCTATAACGAGTACAAAAACTATAATTTCAAAGTGTTGAGTATTTCATTGGATGATAGTGATGCCAGGTGGAAAGAAGCTATAGTAGATATGAAAATGCCCTGGGCACAAGTGTGCGATTTAAAAGCCTGGAAGGGAGAATTACCGGTTTATTACGGATTGAAAGGTATTCCAAGTTCTTTATTGATTGACCCGAATGGAAATATTGTGGCCAGGGATTTAAGGGGCATACTGCTGGACAAAAAACTTAAGGAATTATTAGTGACTAAAAACTAA
- a CDS encoding TlpA disulfide reductase family protein, with product MMMKNAMIMLLAALPFAALAQQQYTINGTMGNVKLPATAYVVYQESGKMQFDSATVQANGKFSIKGKVSVPMKGYMMVARNGERLFSRPSADQIGVYLEEGTISFSSPDGSMLKGKIGGTPLNKDQQEMLSMMASKNTTEEMFIKNHPKSLVSLDVLRGLFTKERDAEKANTLFSSLNPELKASKAGQSFMSLIGKARAFAIGDQAPDFTLKNVKGEDVSLASFKGKYVLIDFWASWCVPCRQENPNVVKAFEKFKDKKFTVLGVSLDGGEDGKKNWVNAIAKDGLAWAHVSDLRGWGSYVAQLYHVKAIPANFLLDPTGKIIGKDLRGEDLQAKLAEILK from the coding sequence ATGATGATGAAAAATGCAATGATCATGCTGCTGGCTGCATTACCTTTTGCGGCTTTAGCTCAACAACAATACACCATTAATGGCACAATGGGTAACGTGAAATTGCCTGCTACGGCTTATGTGGTTTATCAGGAATCCGGGAAGATGCAATTTGACTCTGCTACTGTGCAGGCTAATGGTAAGTTCAGCATCAAAGGTAAGGTATCTGTACCGATGAAAGGATATATGATGGTTGCCCGAAACGGAGAACGGTTGTTTTCCAGGCCAAGTGCTGATCAGATCGGTGTTTATTTAGAAGAGGGCACAATATCTTTTTCTTCTCCGGATGGTTCGATGTTGAAGGGGAAAATTGGTGGTACGCCATTAAATAAGGATCAGCAAGAAATGCTGAGCATGATGGCCTCAAAAAATACGACTGAGGAAATGTTTATAAAAAATCATCCAAAGTCACTGGTCAGCCTGGATGTTTTACGTGGCTTATTTACAAAGGAAAGGGATGCGGAAAAGGCCAATACATTGTTTAGTAGCTTAAATCCTGAACTTAAAGCTTCCAAAGCGGGGCAGTCTTTTATGTCTTTAATCGGTAAGGCCAGGGCGTTTGCTATAGGAGATCAGGCTCCTGATTTCACCTTAAAGAATGTAAAAGGGGAAGATGTGAGTCTGGCTTCTTTTAAAGGTAAATATGTGCTGATCGATTTTTGGGCCAGCTGGTGTGTTCCATGCAGGCAGGAAAACCCCAATGTGGTTAAAGCTTTTGAAAAGTTCAAAGACAAGAAATTTACCGTACTTGGTGTATCTCTGGATGGTGGGGAAGATGGCAAAAAGAATTGGGTAAATGCCATAGCAAAAGATGGCTTGGCCTGGGCGCATGTTTCTGATCTTCGTGGTTGGGGGAGCTACGTTGCCCAGCTTTATCATGTAAAGGCTATTCCTGCCAACTTTCTGCTAGACCCAACAGGAAAAATTATCGGAAAAGATTTACGAGGTGAAGATCTGCAAGCGAAACTGGCAGAGATACTTAAGTAG
- a CDS encoding NAD(P)H-dependent oxidoreductase, whose amino-acid sequence MENNKKVLLINTHLKYPNWSEGTLNDAFHQIAKDFFTNKGYHVLETKVEEGYKAEEEVEKHLQAEIIILQTPINWFGAPWIYKKYVDEVFNSGLQSKKFLTDDGRTKSDPSRQYGTGGHLQGKKFMVCATWNAPEAAFADASQILFRGLSTADFFVQITSNYRFCGVEVVTDYNSFDIFKNGDPDKDLKNYPIHLSNVFLNHP is encoded by the coding sequence ATGGAAAACAATAAAAAAGTCCTCTTAATCAATACACATCTTAAGTATCCCAATTGGTCAGAAGGCACACTAAATGATGCATTTCATCAAATTGCGAAGGACTTCTTCACTAACAAGGGGTACCATGTGCTCGAAACTAAGGTAGAGGAGGGATACAAGGCAGAAGAGGAAGTAGAAAAACATTTACAAGCAGAGATTATCATATTGCAGACACCAATTAATTGGTTTGGCGCACCCTGGATCTATAAAAAATATGTAGACGAAGTATTTAACAGTGGGCTACAAAGCAAAAAATTCCTCACAGACGACGGAAGGACCAAATCCGATCCATCGCGGCAATACGGAACCGGTGGCCATTTACAAGGCAAAAAGTTCATGGTATGCGCAACATGGAATGCTCCTGAAGCCGCATTTGCTGATGCCTCCCAGATCTTATTCCGTGGCCTTAGCACAGCTGACTTTTTTGTTCAGATTACCAGCAATTATCGTTTTTGCGGAGTGGAAGTTGTTACAGACTATAACAGTTTCGACATTTTTAAGAATGGCGACCCTGACAAAGATCTAAAAAACTATCCTATACACTTGAGCAATGTATTCCTGAACCACCCATAA
- a CDS encoding NAD(P)H-dependent oxidoreductase, producing the protein MENQKNKPTSSGIKNPDVSRRAFVTKTFLAGAALTIAPLAFVHAGEPIANLKNQANNFVYNRNDETKTVLIINTHLTYPGWSEGKLNKSFVDLARKFFIEQGYKVIETKVEAGYDAAEEVEKHLQADLVILQTPVNWISTPWIYKKYVDEVFNSGLQSKKLLSGDGRVAGDPSKQYGTGGNMKGKKFMICATWNAAEKDFNDPSQYLYQGKGPADVFYNITTNYRFSGYEILEGYNCFDIFHNTQIKEDLEKYPAHLKKIIK; encoded by the coding sequence ATGGAAAATCAAAAAAATAAACCCACATCATCTGGTATTAAAAATCCTGATGTAAGCCGGCGGGCCTTCGTGACTAAAACATTCCTGGCAGGTGCCGCACTAACAATTGCCCCCCTGGCCTTTGTTCATGCTGGAGAACCTATTGCTAATCTCAAAAATCAAGCTAACAACTTCGTTTACAACAGAAACGATGAAACAAAAACTGTACTCATTATCAATACCCACCTTACTTATCCTGGCTGGTCTGAAGGAAAACTTAATAAATCATTTGTTGACCTGGCTAGAAAATTTTTTATTGAACAGGGATACAAGGTCATTGAGACTAAAGTAGAAGCAGGTTATGATGCAGCTGAAGAAGTTGAAAAGCATTTACAGGCAGACCTGGTTATTTTGCAAACACCGGTCAATTGGATCAGTACACCATGGATCTATAAAAAATATGTTGACGAGGTTTTTAATAGCGGCCTTCAAAGCAAAAAGTTACTTTCTGGAGATGGACGTGTTGCCGGCGACCCCAGCAAACAATACGGTACAGGCGGAAACATGAAAGGAAAAAAGTTTATGATATGTGCAACCTGGAACGCAGCAGAAAAAGATTTCAATGATCCTTCACAATACCTCTACCAGGGTAAGGGTCCGGCAGATGTATTTTACAACATCACAACCAATTACCGGTTTTCAGGGTACGAAATTCTGGAAGGTTACAATTGTTTCGACATCTTTCACAACACGCAGATCAAGGAAGATTTGGAAAAATACCCTGCGCACCTAAAGAAAATCATCAAATAA
- a CDS encoding helix-turn-helix domain-containing protein, whose protein sequence is MKNSKTSKPYSQQDIFGNRLPNVGSQFNIYECDDFRAKPVPYNRRDFYKITLLFGSSKLEYANKAIMIDKPALLFTTPLIPYSWEPISEEQKGYFVLFTEDFLQVTNSDHALEHSPLFRLGADPVYYIDPDQVHYILQIFKNMHKEFHSEYVHKYDLLRNHLNVLMHEALKMQPMTDHFEPHNASMRIASLFMELLDRQFPVDMQRPLELRSPNQYADRLSVHVNHLNRAVRESTGKTTTEHLNERIIGEAKALIMNTDWNVSEISHSLGYEYPTYFNNFFKKQTGKTPTALRGEIA, encoded by the coding sequence GTGAAAAATTCAAAGACGTCGAAACCGTACTCTCAGCAGGATATTTTTGGAAACAGACTGCCTAATGTGGGAAGCCAGTTTAACATTTATGAATGTGACGATTTCAGGGCTAAGCCTGTCCCGTATAACAGAAGAGATTTTTATAAAATCACTCTTTTGTTTGGCAGCAGTAAATTGGAATACGCAAACAAAGCCATTATGATCGATAAACCTGCACTCCTTTTCACCACTCCACTTATTCCATATTCATGGGAGCCTATCTCAGAAGAGCAGAAAGGATACTTTGTGCTGTTCACGGAAGATTTCCTGCAGGTTACCAATTCAGACCATGCGCTAGAGCATTCACCTCTTTTTCGACTAGGGGCAGATCCGGTGTATTATATTGATCCTGATCAGGTGCATTATATTCTACAAATATTTAAGAACATGCATAAGGAATTTCATTCCGAATACGTCCACAAATATGACTTGCTGCGCAATCACTTAAACGTACTGATGCACGAGGCGCTGAAAATGCAGCCAATGACCGACCACTTCGAACCACACAATGCTTCTATGAGGATTGCTTCACTTTTCATGGAACTTTTAGACCGGCAATTCCCCGTGGATATGCAAAGGCCACTGGAACTTAGGAGCCCAAATCAATATGCCGACAGACTTTCCGTTCACGTAAATCATTTGAACCGTGCGGTTCGTGAGTCGACCGGAAAAACAACCACAGAACATTTGAACGAGCGCATCATAGGTGAAGCAAAAGCTTTGATCATGAACACAGACTGGAATGTTTCCGAAATTTCCCACAGCCTGGGCTATGAATACCCTACTTATTTTAACAACTTCTTTAAAAAACAAACTGGCAAAACGCCTACTGCGTTACGAGGGGAAATTGCGTAA
- a CDS encoding response regulator transcription factor → MPEKTTCELRISRHLVCDLLKVTPEQADAFFEKKSVTQYHDLIVNECARVNDALAHMASVSSSNLQMKEHTHTHQQVARLLLDKIECYLESQGEKLPEKRIIRVCRVLIEELGQVYKFIKSTRSKYFDTTLPVPRVYAKRYICQLQQQVLYLAGCMAKQGIEQPLQQLILRDMNAFCSAASCSYEELAYREKLLTSLIAVFGDAAIKRNLLDVGNWNMDLALAMFYMNYNCRGFVEHCWAYIYNDVQEIPDLTEKERCLMQHKNAVEQMDVCSAQEHRPSIKEKLLRKITTELNNLAARRSPTEKQFLSLEINKAVFKRNSGIYALTPREAEIALHIGHRKTDKQIAKQLGVADDTLRTHIRNIYEKLNVHNRVEMIYVLNQDAIVL, encoded by the coding sequence ATGCCCGAAAAAACTACTTGCGAACTCCGGATTTCCCGGCATTTAGTTTGTGATTTGTTGAAAGTGACCCCAGAACAAGCTGATGCTTTTTTCGAAAAAAAATCTGTTACCCAATACCACGACTTAATTGTCAATGAATGTGCCCGCGTTAATGATGCGCTGGCCCATATGGCAAGTGTAAGTTCCTCTAATTTGCAAATGAAGGAACATACCCACACCCATCAGCAGGTTGCCAGGCTGCTTCTGGATAAAATTGAATGCTATTTGGAAAGCCAGGGAGAGAAACTCCCGGAGAAAAGGATAATTAGGGTTTGCAGGGTATTGATAGAAGAACTTGGCCAGGTCTATAAATTTATAAAATCTACCCGATCTAAGTATTTTGACACCACGCTACCGGTGCCTCGTGTTTATGCTAAAAGATATATATGTCAGTTACAGCAACAGGTATTATATTTAGCAGGCTGCATGGCTAAGCAGGGTATAGAGCAGCCTTTACAGCAATTGATTTTACGGGATATGAACGCCTTTTGTTCAGCCGCCTCTTGTAGTTATGAAGAGCTGGCATACAGGGAAAAGTTGTTGACAAGTTTAATAGCTGTTTTTGGGGATGCCGCCATAAAAAGAAATTTATTGGACGTTGGTAACTGGAACATGGACCTGGCTCTTGCTATGTTTTACATGAATTACAATTGCAGGGGATTTGTAGAGCATTGCTGGGCATACATCTACAACGATGTACAGGAAATCCCTGATTTGACAGAAAAAGAAAGATGTTTAATGCAGCATAAGAATGCTGTAGAACAAATGGATGTTTGTTCTGCACAAGAGCATCGCCCCTCGATTAAAGAAAAACTACTGAGAAAGATTACAACGGAACTGAACAACCTTGCTGCGAGAAGAAGTCCAACAGAAAAGCAATTCCTTTCTTTAGAAATCAATAAGGCTGTGTTTAAGCGAAATTCGGGTATTTACGCTTTGACGCCCAGGGAAGCTGAAATTGCCTTGCACATAGGGCATAGAAAAACGGATAAACAAATAGCGAAACAACTTGGCGTGGCTGATGATACATTGAGAACGCACATCAGAAATATTTACGAAAAACTAAATGTGCATAATAGGGTAGAAATGATTTATGTTTTAAATCAGGACGCAATTGTATTGTAG
- a CDS encoding DUF6266 family protein codes for MGIQDKGAFDGFRNKTAKLIGMKINGQNVITGLHNPSNVPFTPSQLEQQMVFKLVQSFVRKVTAVMRLGYQSHKQKRSAYNEAMSYHLKNLVTGSYPDLAIDPEMAIFSRGILNPSTGTSVEALTGHVVKFTWASPEASGDAPTDNATLIVYNEQLERFVVGLNAAARTALSFEFHLPSAFIGKIVHCYIFFASADKKNVSDSEYLGVVTVI; via the coding sequence TTGGGTATACAAGACAAAGGTGCCTTTGACGGTTTCAGGAACAAAACCGCCAAATTGATTGGAATGAAAATCAATGGCCAAAACGTGATTACGGGTTTGCACAACCCTTCAAATGTGCCTTTTACACCTTCACAGCTGGAACAGCAAATGGTGTTTAAGTTGGTGCAGTCTTTTGTTAGAAAAGTGACTGCGGTAATGCGCCTGGGTTACCAGAGCCATAAACAGAAAAGAAGCGCTTACAATGAAGCGATGTCTTATCACCTTAAAAATTTAGTGACAGGCTCATACCCTGACTTAGCGATTGATCCTGAAATGGCGATCTTTAGTCGGGGTATTTTGAACCCATCTACTGGTACTTCTGTAGAGGCCTTGACTGGTCACGTGGTGAAATTCACTTGGGCTAGCCCGGAAGCTTCTGGGGACGCGCCAACAGACAATGCCACCCTCATTGTGTACAACGAGCAGTTGGAGCGCTTTGTAGTGGGGCTGAATGCGGCAGCACGAACCGCCCTGTCGTTTGAGTTTCACTTGCCTTCTGCCTTTATTGGTAAAATAGTGCATTGTTACATCTTCTTTGCCAGTGCGGATAAGAAGAACGTGAGTGACAGTGAGTATTTGGGTGTAGTGACGGTGATTTAA